The Apium graveolens cultivar Ventura chromosome 11, ASM990537v1, whole genome shotgun sequence genome has a window encoding:
- the LOC141697008 gene encoding disease resistance protein RPV1-like has translation MASADPQTESASFPDSIDTSDTSETPSFCVSSPLFSTSSETPPSYASASALPPPVWDVFISFRGKDTRNNFTSHLFRRLNDFGIRAYLDKFELKTGEVVWDALVEAIQKSKMYIVVFSEDYASSSWCLNELAEIYKCYQQEKRLVVGVYCNIEPTVVRYQSGSFKQSFTKHEARVTEMEKERQKVTIEIADEEKEVVAAEAEREKVKGWRRTLNKVAAISGLPISGERTQADIVDEILDVVLLEIKPNILSVPENPVGLDPRLDNIRKLLRSGTEEGVVKIGLYGMGGVGKSTLAKALYNQLLREGTFKRSCFLGEVREASLRADGLVHLQKKLLNEVSRSKKKFEFDYVEEGIKFISDRICSEKVLLLIDDIDDCKQYESFVGTFASGSIVIITTRDKHILEKIGVETKYIGQVKVLEEAESRILFSQHAFGIATPADNSLKVLIDQILSIADGLPLALKVFGGHLFTVSDQVGWISYIEKLKRNPDSTIQEKLVISLNALKLEDPKLEKLFLDIACFFIGRKRKEVVDILETYYPHVNPKIDTLKKRCLLDDESDTLRMHELLLDIGRDVARNNSDDEPGKHSRLWLTKDICRVLKNRKGTEAIEGIIPSNFYHQDAFEGVSFAAATSTFKRMNILRFLYIKNVDLGGSFEQIFENLTWFHWDGCHLECLPSDFCPENLVILALRSSKMKTMWKINMESQVFENLKTLDMSYSLDLIMTPDFNKLPCLEILNLEGCKSLMEVDVSIVCLVSLATLNLGGCVILRNLPDNICDLRALKSLNIGGCSSLEALPVEVGYIESLTELSAWGLATVSNIPDSIIHLTNLVHLNLSDNAFGTPSPSRTASPPTRWDVFLSFRAEDTRSSFTSHLYSALNQNGIRTFSDEPTILRGEVISDLLLQAIHESKTNIVVFSKNYASSPWCLNELVEILNCRETMHRLVIPVFYDIDPSALRNQTGRLREIFEKHEARFEMDKVNKWRRTLGEVSSYSGWHIKSSGRSEAQTINDIVDRILVETNPMSLYVPEYPVGLGSRVENLTALLSGETKDVIKIGLYGVAGVGKTTLARALYNQLLLRSFKGTCFLAQVQEASRTTKGLVSLQQKLINDVLGTKKLKVHNVDQGSKMIESIICLSNILVVIDDLDNIKQFESLVGPFASGSVVIVTTRNEEMLDKIKVEPKYRYRVNVLDGAESLELFTRHAFGDTIPDEKLLELSEDILHNAGGLPSALVASGSHLCNRSEVAWKNYIHRHILSKDLIKSDDRKESNERKESTESDDPKESTESDDLELKKPRKRRFQFLM, from the exons ATGGCTTCTGCTGATCCTCAAACTGAATCAGCTTCCTTTCCAGATTCGATAGATACTTCAGATACATCTGAAACTCCATCTTTTTGTGTCTCAAGTCCACTGTTTTCGACAAGTTCTGAAACACCACCCTCTTATGCTTCAGCTTCGGCTTTACCTCCTCCTGTGTGGGACGTTTTTATAAGCTTCCGCGGAAAAGACACTAGAAATAACTTTACAAGTCATTTGTTCCGTAGACTAAATGATTTTGGAATTCGAGCATATTTAGATAAATTTGAGCTGAAAACAGGAGAAGTGGTTTGGGACGCATTGGTCGAAGCTATTCAGAAATCCAAGATGTACATTGTTGTCTTCTCAGAAGACTATGCTTCTTCGAGTTGGTGCCTTAATGAGCTGGCAGAGATCTACAAATGTTACCAACAAGAAAAAAGATTGGTTGTTGGTGTGTATTGCAACATTGAACCAACAGTCGTGCGATACCAAAGTGGGAGTTTTAAACAATCATTTACAAAACACGAAGCTCGTGTGACTGAGATGGAGAAAGAAAGGCAGAAGGTGACTATtgaaattgctgatgaagaaaAAGAAGTGGTGGCAGCTGAGGCAGAGAGGGAGAAAGTAAAAGGGTGGCGCCGTACACTAAATAAAGTTGCAGCAATTTCCGGATTACCTATATCTGGGGAGAG GACTCAAGCTGATATTGTTGATGAAATTCTTGACGTGGTTTTACTAGAAATAAAACCCAATATTTTAAGTGTTCCCGAAAATCCAGTGGGCTTAGATCCTCGTCTTGATAACATAAGAAAATTGTTGAGGAGCGGCACCGAAGAAGGGGTTGTTAAGATTGGACTATACGGCATGGGTGGAGTGGGAAAATCAACTCTTGCCAAAGCTCTATATAACCAACTCTTGCGGGAAGGAACCTTTAAGAGGAGCTGCTTCCTCGGAGAAGTTAGGGAGGCTTCACTGAGAGCAGATGGCCTAGTACACTTACAAAAAAAACTTCTCAATGAAGTTTCTAGaagtaagaaaaagtttgagtttGACTATGTCGAGGAAGGGATTAAGTTCATAAGTGACAGAATTTGTTCCGAAAAAGTTCTGCTTCTTATTGATGATATAGACGACTGTAAACAGTATGAATCTTTTGTAGGGACGTTTGCTTCCGGGAGTATAGTTATTATAACTACAAGGGATAAACACATACTTGAGAAAATTGGAGTAGAAACCAAGTATATAGGCCAGGTGAAGGTGTTGGAAGAGGCCGAGTCACGGATACTATTTAGTCAACATGCTTTTGGAATTGCTACACCAGCTGACAACAGTTTAAAAGTATTAATTGATCAAATTTTATCTATTGCTGATGGGCTCCCCTTAGCTCTTAAGGTTTTCGGCGGACATTTGTTTACGGTGTCTGATCAGGTAGGATGGATATCTTACATCGAAAAACTGAAGCGAAATCCCGACAGCACTATTCAAGAAAAGCTTGTTATTAGCTTGAACGCTTTGAAATTGGAAGATCCTAAGCTGGAAAAGTTATTTCTTGATATTGCTTGTTTTTTCATCGGAAGGAAGAGGAAAGAGGTGGTTGATATACTGGAAACGTATTATCCCCATGTAAATCCTAAGATTGATACTCTAAAGAAAAGATGTTTACTAGATGATGAAAGTGACACTTTGAGGATGCACGAACTGCTTCTTGATATCGGAAGGGATGTTGCCCGAAACAACTCTGATGATGAACCTGGAAAACATAGCAGATTGTGGTTAACGAAAGATATATGTCGTGTTCTGAAGAATCGAAAG GGTACTGAAGCAATTGAAGGTATCATTCCCAGTAACTTCTACCACCAGGATGCTTTTGAGGGCGTATCATTTGCAGCTGCAACATCAACATTTAAAAGGATGAACATTTTACGATTTCTTTACATTAAGAATGTAGATCTCGGTGGAAGTTTTGAACAGATATTTGAAAATTTGACGTGGTTTCATTGGGACGGTTGTCATTTGGAGTGTTTACCTTCAGATTTTTGCCCTGAAAATCTTGTTATCCTTGCCTTGCGTAGTAGCAAAATGAAAACGATGTGGAAGATAAACATG GAATCCCAGGTTTTTGAAAACTTAAAGACTCTGGACATGTCTTATTCTCTGGATTTAATTATGACTCCGGACTTCAATAAATTACCCTGTCTTGAAATTTTAAATCTGGAGGGTTGTAAAAGCTTAATGGAGGTCGATGTATCAATTGTATGTTTGGTAAGTCTAGCCACTCTAAATTTGGGTGGCTGTGTTATCCTAAGAAATCTACCGGACAATATTTGCGACTTGAGGGCACTCAAAAGTCTAAACATAGGAGGTTGCAGTAGTTTGGAAGCATTGCCGGTAGAAGTGGGATACATTGAATCTCTAACAGAGCTTAGTGCATGGGGACTCGCAACTGTTTCCAACATACCAGATTCGATCATCCATCTTACTAATCTTGTTCATCTGAATTTAAGCGATAACGCATTTGGAACTCCATCTCCTTCCCGAACTGCATCTCCTCCTACTCGCTGGGATGTATTCTTGAGCTTCAGAGCTGAGGATACAAGATCCTCATTTACCAGTCATTTGTACTCTGCCTTAAATCAAAATGGAATTCGTACTTTTAGCGATGAGCCGACAATACTACGCGGAGAAGTAATATCAGACTTATTGTTGCAAGCTATTCATGAATCCAAGACTAACATTGTCGTCTTCTCCAAAAATTATGCTTCTTCACCTTGGTGCCTTAACGAGCTTGTAGAGATCCTCAATTGTCGCGAAACAATGCACAGATTGGTTATTCCAGTGTTTTACGACATTGATCCCTCTGCTCTACGAAACCAGACTGGGCGTTTAAGAGAAATTTTCGAAAAACACGAAGCTCGGTTTGAAATGGATAAAGTGAACAAGTGGCGTCGCACACTAGGAGAAGTTTCCAGCTATTCAGGATGGCATATAAAAAGCAG TGGCAGGTCTGAAGCCCAAACTATCAATGACATTGTTGACAGGATTTTAGTGGAAACCAATCCCATGAGTCTTTATGTCCCTGAATATCCAGTAGGGTTGGGTTCTCGTGTTGAAAACTTAACAGCATTGTTGAGCGGTGAAACAAAAGATGTCATAAAGATTGGTTTATATGGTGTGGCTGGAGTGGGAAAAACAACTCTTGCCAGAGCACTTTACAATCAATTGTTGCTAAGAAGTTTTAAGGGCACATGCTTTCTTGCACAGGTGCAGGAGGCCTCGAGGACAACCAAAGGCCTAGTATCTCTACAACAAAAACTTATCAATGATGTTCTTGGAACTAAGAAACTAAAAGTTCACAATGTTGATCAAGGAAGTAAGATGATAGAATCCATCATTTGTCTAAGCAATATTTTGGTAGTTATTGATGATTTAGACAACATTAAACAGTTTGAATCATTGGTTGGACCATTTGCTTCTGGGAGTGTAGTTATTGTAACTACAAGAAATGAAGAGATGCTAGACAAAATCAAGGTAGAACCCAAATACCGGTACAGGGTAAATGTGTTGGATGGTGCCGAGTCACTAGAACTTTTTACCCGACACGCCTTTGGGGACACTATACCAGACGAAAAATTGTTGGAATTGTCTGAAGACATTCTACACAACGCTGGTGGGCTTCCCTCAGCTCTTGTGGCTTCTGGGTCGCATCTGTGTAACCGATCCGAGGTAGCATGGAAAAATTACATTCACAGACATATATTGAGCAAAGACTTGATAAAATCTGATGACCGAAAAGAATCAAATGAGCGGAAAGAATCTACAGAATCGGATGATCCGAAGGAATCTACAGAATCAGATGATCTTGAGCTCAAGAAACCAAGAAAGAGGAGATTTCAATTTTTAATGTAA